The stretch of DNA GCGAGCTGCCCCCGCAGGCCCGCGTCCAGGTGTTCGCCGAAGTCGCCGACGCCGCCGAAGAACAGCAAGTGCGGACCGAAGCGGACGTCTCGTGGACCTGGCTGCACCGCGAAGGCGTTGCGGCCGGGCGGAGCACGCTGCTCGAAGACGCGGTTCGCGCGGCGGACCTGGGGCCGCGCCCGGACGTGTGGGCCGGTGCCGAATCCACGGCCGTGCAGCGCATCCGCGAGCACTGCCAGGACGTGCTCGGGCTGGACCGGCGCCGGGTTTACGCGCTGGCGTACTGGCGGCTGGACGCCGCCGGGCCCTGACCCTCGACGGGACGTCGATTTACCTGGTCACAGCGCCGGAAAGGGCGGTTGGCGGCGCGGCCCATCCCGGGCGTCGCGGGCCTGCCACCGGCCGTAGGCTGGATGGCGTGAACAAGTTGGGTCGGATCATGCTCGCCGGTGGCGCGGTCGGTGCCGCCACCTTCGGATACGCCGCCGGTGTGGAACGCAGCCACTGGACGCTACGGCGCGCGGAGATTCCCGTGCTGGCCGAAGGCGCCCCCGAACTACGCGTGCTGCACATCTCCGACCTGCACATGCTGCCGAACCAGCGCTCCAAGCAGCGTTGGGTGGCCGCGCTGGACGAACTCGCCCCCGACCTGGTCGTCAACACCGGCGACAACCTGGCGCACCCGCAGGCGGTGCCCGCCGCGCTGCGCGCACTGGGCTCGCTGCTGGACCGGCCGGGCCTGTTCGTGTTCGGCAGCAACGACTACTACGGGCCGAAGCCGAAGAACCCCGCGCGCTACCTGCTGCCGTCGGCGAAGACCAAGCGCATCCACGGCGACCCGCTGCCGTGGCGGGATCTGCGCGCGGCGATGACCGAGCGCGGCTGGCTCGACGTGACGCACCGTTGGAGCGACCTGGAAGTCAACGGAGTGCGCATCCACGTCGCCGGGCTCGACGACCCGCACCTCAAGCGGGACAAGTACTCGAAGATCGCGGGCGCGCCCGCGCACGACGCCCACCTGCGGCTGGGCCTGACGCACTCGCCCGAGCCGCGGGTGCTGGACGCGTTCGCCGACGACGACTACGACCTCGTGCTGGCCGGGCACACCCACGGCGGCCAGCTGCGGCTGCCGGGCTACGGCGCGCTGGTCACCAACTGCGAGCTGGACCGCGCGCGGGCGCGCGGCGCATCGACGTGGGGCGAGCGGATGCACCTGCACGTCTCGGCCGGTCTGGGCACCTCGCCGTACGCGCCGGTGCGCTTCGCCTGCCCGCCGGAGGCGACGCTGTTGACGCTGGTCCCGCGTTCGCGCGCCGGGTCGGCCGAGTCGGCGGCCGCGGTCGGCAGCCCCCCTTCCGGAGCGCGCACGAACATCCGCTAGACTTTTTCGCGGCGGTCGGACAGGGACCCGATAAGTCCACCGCCGGAAGATCGGGGTGTGGCGCAGGTTGGGAGCGCGCTTCGTTCGGGTCGAAGAGGTCGTGGGTTCAAATCCCGCCACCCCGACAAGTAAAGGGCCTGGTCAGGACTCCGCAAGGAGTTCCGGCCAGGCCCTTTCTCATGTCCGGACCGCGTCTTGCACCGGGCGCGGCGACTCCGCCAGTACGTGGCCCTGCTCGTTCTGGCGCTAGCCGAGTTGGGCGCGGATCTCGGGGAGCAGGTTCTCGCTGAACGCCTGCTTCAACCGCTGCTTCGCCTTGTCGAGCAGCAGTGCCTTGAGCGGGTCCAGGCAGTGCTGCACGACCGCCGGATGGCGGGACGGGGATTTGCACAACAGGACCGCGAGCGTCCGCAGCGCGGGCAGCAGCGTGGCGGCTTGCTCGATCCCGCCGAGGCCGAGTGCTTCGGTGAGGCGTTTCCAGAGCTGCTTCGTGCACGCGGTGACGACCTTGGTGGGAATTTTGCGCCCGCTCGCATTGACCACCTTGTCGAGCCGCTTTCCCACCACCTGCGGAACCGCGTCCCAGGCGCGCTTCGCCTCCTCGATCACCACGACGAGCTGCACGAGCAGTTCACACCAGAAGTGATCCGCCATCGCCGTGCGAGTGTCGACGCCCAGCGGTCCGATCTCCCGCTCGACCTGGGCAAGGACCTGGCCGAGCAGCTCGCCCACTGCTTCTACCCGATCCACATCGGTGCGGGCGGTCGCGAGCTTCCGGTTGGTGTTGTCCTCTCGTTCCCGAGTCGTGGCATCGACCGTTGCATCATGCGGAGCCGAACTCGATGGAGACTCTGCGGGGGCGTGCGGAGGTTTCTCCTGCTCCCCAACGGAATTCGTGGTGGCGTGCAGTTCATCGCGGAGTGCCCGGAGCACATGATCGCGTGCGGTATCCACCGCAGCACGCTTGTGGTTGATCGTCGATCGGGAGCGGTTCTTCCCTGCAGCGGCGTGGTCTTCAGCAGCGTCCCAGCGACAGTCGGCTCGTTGCCGGAATTCGTCGAGAGCATCGGGAGATCGGTCACGGATCAGCGAGATGGCGCCGGGCCAGCCGTGCTGGGAGCCTCCGCACTGGCACTCGCAGGTATCGCCACCGGCACGTTGACAGTTGGACGGATGCGTCAATTTTCCTCCAGGGCGCGGAAGAAGAGCCGCTGAAAACGCATGCTTCCCGGCAGCGTGGTCTTGATCTACCGCTGGTCCAGCGAAACTCGCTGCGTCGCGATGCTGGTCTTGCGCTTGTCCGTGCGGGTCGTCCGATGCGTTCGGACGGTGGTAGGCGCTGACCCGGTGTGCCGATGCCCGCTGCCGAACGGGGGACGTGAGTTCCGGTGCGCTGCTCCGTGCCGACGAACGCGCGTCGACGGCGTGCTCAGGTTTGGAGGTTCGGCGTCAACGTTGCGTCAGGGGTTTGGCGGGTGGCGGGATTGGACTGGTGATGTCCGGTTCGCGAGCCGGAGGGCGGCGATGGTCGAGTGGTTGCGGGCGCCCGGTGCGCTTGCGGTCATGCAGGTTCGACCTTGGGAGCGTTGGGACAAAGCTCCGAGAGCAACATAAGCGCACGGCTAGCTGTATGAGGCCATGACGTTGGTGACGCCGGTGGAGAGCCGGGATGCTGGTGGCTGATCTCCGGCGGCAGTGTGTGGCCGATGGTAGTTGTAGTGCACGTTCCAGACCGCCAGAGCCGCGGTGCGGTGGTGTTCGCTGGTCCAGACGCGGGCGTAGAGGAATTCTTCGGCCAGGATTCGGTTGTAGCGTTCGACTTTCCCGTTGTGGCGTGGGGTGTAGGGCGTGATCCGCTGGTGGCGGGCTCCGCGCAGGACGACGGCGAAGTCCTTCGCGCGGTAGCAGGCGCCGTTGTCGGTGACCAGGCGATGAATGTGGGCGATGCCGTGACGGGCGAAGAACGCGCGGGCGCGGTGGACGAATCCGATCGCGGTCCGAGCCTTCTCATCGGGGAGAGCTTCGGTGTAGGCCAGGCGGGAGTAGCCGTCGATCGCGGAGTGCAGGTAGATGTAGCGGGCCCGCTCGCCGCGGGTCTTGCCGCAGGCAACCCGTTTGTCCTGGTCGCTGCCTTTGCCGTGGACGCGCCAGCCACCACCGTCGGGGATCTCGCCGGTCTTTTTCACGTCCAGGTGGACCATGTGCCCTGGCCAGCGAGCGAGGATCCGCCGCGGCTGGCGGTTGCCGGCGCCGGTGGGGTCGAGGAACCTGCGCCGGTTCAGCCCGAGATGCAGCAGCTGCCGACCAACGGTCCGCACCGAGATCATCACACCCTCGGCGGAAAGTTCGGTGGCGATCCGGCGCGCTGAATACTTCCGCTGCCGGCGCAGCTGCTCGATCCGGGTGATGGCCTCGGCAGGTGTGGCGGTGGGCTGGTGGTGCGGAACGCTCGGGCGATCGAGCAGCCCTGCCTCGCCGTGGCGGCGCCAGCGGTTGACCCACTTGCTGGCGCATTGGCGGGAGAGGCCCATCTCGGCGGCGACGTGGGCGATCGGGCGGGTCTGGCACCGCTGCACGAGCCGACGGCGGCCCTCGACAGACAGTGGGGCATTACGGTGATGCATGGACGGGTCTTTCTGTCCGGCGGACGAGTTGGTCGCACTTCTCATCCTGCCGCCGAAAGACCCGTCCCCCTCCTCAGACCCCGCCAGCCGACACCAACGTCACGACCCGCAACAGCTAGCAAATTCCGCGAGAAGTTCTGACCAGGCCGTCCTCTGCTCCAGGATTCCGCAGGGAGAAGGCGGGGAGCCGTTCTCGATGATCGGCTCCCCGCCTCGGAGACCACGGTGGAACGCGGTCGTCCGGTAACGGCCACTGCTCGGACAGCTGTCAGGAGCAGGTCCAGGACACCGGCTTGGACGGCCCGCGCGAGAGCAACGCGGTGCCGCCGATCACGCTGCCGTCCGGACTGATCGAGCTCGCGGAGAGATCCCAGTTGTTGATCCCCGGCAGCGGAACCTGCTGTCCATCGGCGAACAGGGTTGCCGTTGCCGCCCTGCCCTCGCTGTCCCGCCTGGCCGCGGCGACCCAGCCCTGTTCGTTGATCGCCCCCGAGTCGAAGATCGTGTTCGGGATGACCTCGGCCGTGCCGGTGTCCAGGTTCCAGCGGATCTCGCCGCTGCTGCCGGAACCGATCACCCACGGGCCGTTGATCTGGTGGGCCTCCAAGTGCTCGTTCGCGGGGATGCCTTCGGGCCGCGGCAGCGCCGCGGAGGTGCCGTCCGGCCGCCAGACGAAGCCGTTGGTCGGGGCGCCCGGAGTCTCGCCCGCGACCGTGCCGACCGCCGTGCCGTCCGCGGCGACGTCCTCGGCGACACCAGGCGGTCCGGGCAGGTCGACGGGCTGGTCGGAGCCGGGTGCCCAGCTGACCGGGACCTCGCCTGCTGCGTCGCTGCGGAACCCGACGATCTGCCCGGTGTCGTTGATGCCGCGCGGCGTCACGTGGCCGGGCAGCACGCGGACCTCGCCGTCGCGGTAGACGTACGGACGGCGTTCGCCGTACTCGTCGAAGATCCCGCCCACCGCGACGCCGTCGGAGTTCACGTCTTCCAGCCGGTCCGGCAGGTTCCCGGGCGTTTCCAGGATCTCGCCGTCCCGCCACACGACGTGGACCAGGTCGGACGGCGTGCCCTCGACCGTGCCGACCAGTGTTCTGCCGTCCGGGCTACCGCCGCTGACGTTTCCCTTGGTCGCGCCGGGCGGCATCGGCAGTTCGTGGATCCGGCACTCGGTGGGCGCGGCGGCCTGCGGCTCAGCGACCGCGGGCACCGGTGCCAGCGCGACCGACCCGGCGAGCACGCCGCCCAACGCGACCAGCCTGGGCAGAGTCGTTGCTTTGGAGACCAATGCAGCTCCCTCGTGTTGTTGCGCGGACCTGAAGTGGACGATGAGCGCCGAGCCGAAGTCGCCCGCTGCCGCGGCGCGGGCGAGCTGCGTCGGGAAACCCTTCACCGGGTACGCCGCGGATTCCGCCGACGGCGATCCGCGCCCCTGGGGGCGGCGACCTGTCGGACGGATCGGGCAGGATCGGTGGGGTGAGCACCTATCCTGACGCGAAGATCCCGGAAGAGCTGTTCGACGACGCCGAGCTGGAGCGGCGCTGGCGGGCGCGGTTCAGCGCGCCGCGCGTGTCCCTGCCGGACTGGGCGCGCGACGCCCCGGCGCGCAGTCTGTACGTCTCCAACAGCAGCGGAACCTGGGAGCTCTACGCCTGGGACCGGGACTCCGGCGAACACCGGCAGGTCACCGACCGGCCGAACGGCACCTTCCACGGCACCTTGTCCTCGGACGGGACGCGGGTGTGGTGGTTCGACGACACCGACGGCGACGAGTTCGGCAAGTGGGTCAGCGAGGACTTCACCTACGGCGGCGAGAAGCCGGCCGAGGCGGTGCCGGGCACGCACGCCGGCTACCCGGCCGGGCTGGCGCTCGGGCCGACCGTGACCGGGATCGGGATGTCCACCGACGACGGCGTCACGATCTGGGTGTCGAAGCACGGCGCGAGCCCGGAAGTCGTCTACGAGCACGAGCAGGACGGCGGTCTTTCCGCGCTGTCCTGGGACGAGTCGCTGCTGGTGCTGTCGCACTCGGAACACGGCGACAGCAGGCACCCGGCGCTGCGGGTGCTGCGGGTGTCCGACGCGGCGACCGTCGCCGAGAAGTACGACGGGCCGGGCAAGGGCCTGGACGCGCTGGACTTCGCGCCGGTGAGCGGGGATCCGCGGCTGCTGGTGCTGCACGAGCGGCACGGCCGCGAAGAGCTGCTGATCTGGGACGTGCTCGCGGACACCGAGCAGGAGCTCGACCTCGGACTGCCCGGTGAGGTCTCCGCGGACTGGTACCCGGACGGTTCGGCGCTGCTGATCGCGCACACCCATCGGGCGCGCACCACGATGCACCGCTACGACCTGGCTTCTGGCGAGCTGACCGACCTGTCGACCCCGGCCGGGACGGTCGGCAACGCCTCGGTGCGACCGGACCGGTCGGTGGAGTACTCGTGGTCGTCGGCCGCGACGCCGGGGCTGGTGCGCACGCTGACCGCGGACGGCGAGGACCGCGTGCTGCTGACGCCTCCCGGGGAGCGGGCGCCCGGTTCGCAGCCGGTCGGCGACGTGTTCGTGGAAGTGCCGTACGGGCCGAACGAGACCGTGCACGCGCTGGTATCCCGCCCGGAAAACTCCGGGGACGAGCCGTTGCCCACGGTGTTCAACCTGCACGGTGGGCCGCACGCGGCCGACGAGGACCGGTTCTCGTCGTACCGGGCGGCGTGGCTGGACGCGGGCTTCGCCGTGGTGGAGATCAACTACCGGGGTTCGACCGGTTACGGCTCGGCTTGGCGGGACGCCATCGAGGGGCGTCCGGGGCTGACCGAGCTGGCCGACGTCGCCAGGGTGCACGACTGGGCCGTCGCGGAAGGGCTCACCACGCCAGCGTTGAGCGTGGTCGCCGGAGCTTCGTGGGGCGGCTACCTGACGTTGCTGGCGCTGGGCACGCAACCGCAGCGGTGGGCGGGCGGCGTGGCCGGGGTGCCGGTGGCGGACTACGTCTCGGCCTACGCCGATGAGATGGAGCCGTTGCGCGCCTACGACCGCGCGTTGTTCGGCGGCTCGCCGGAGGACGTCCCCGCGGTGTACCGGGACTGCTCGCCGCTGACCTACGTCGACGAGGTCCGCGCGCCGGTGCTGGTGCTGGCCGGGGACAACGATCCGCGCTGTCCGCTCCGGCAGATCCTGAACTACCTGGACCGGCTGTCCGCGCGGCAGGTGCCGTTCGAGTTCTACCGCTACGACGCCGGGCACGGTTCGCTGGTGGTGGCCGAGACGCTGCGCCAGGTTTCCGCGGAGATCCACTTCGCGCAGCGGGCCGTCGGGCTGGCTTGATCGGACCGGGGCCGCCGGTCAGCCCGGCGGCCCCGGCACCTTCACCGGTGCCGCGCGTGCAGCGGATCGGTGAGCCCCGCAGGCCACGGCGGGCGGAGCCGGACCGTGGAGGTGTCGTCGGGACCGGCAGCCGATGCCGTCGGCTCCTGCTGAACCGGCGCGTTCCCGGCAGCGTTCGTGCCTTGCCCGCGCAGCCGCACGATCCGGTCGGCCAGTTCGGCGAGATCAGGATCGTGGCTGATCAGCAAGGTCGTGCGGGTGCGGGCGAGCCGGCGCAGCGGGGCGAGGACGTTGCGCTTGGACTCCTGGTCCAGTCCGTTGGTCGGTTCGTCCAACACCAGCACTGGAGCACGGCGCAGCACGGCGCGGGCGATGGCGATCCGTCTGCGCTGGCCGCCGGAAAGCAGCGCTCCGCGCTCCCCGAGCACCGTGTCGTAGCCGTCCGGCAAGGCGCGGACGAACTCGTCGGCGTCGGCTTCCTGAGCCGCTGCGACGACGTCGGCCCGAGACGCCCCTGGCGCGGCGAACGCGATGTTGTCCGCGACCGTTCCGTGCAGCACGTCGGCTTCCTGCGGCACGTAGGCGATCTGGTCGCGAACCTCGTGCAGCGGGAGCCGGGGCAATTCCACGCCGTCCAGCAGCACCCGGCCCGCGCCCGGGTCGTAGAACCGCAGCAGCAGCCTCGCCAGCGTCGATTTCCCGGCTCCGCTGGGGCCGGTGACCAGCACGAACTCTCCCGGCCGAACGTGCAGCCGGAAGTCGCGAAGCGCAGCCCGGCCCGCGCCCGGGTAGCCGAAACCGACCCGGTCGAACTCGATCGCCCGCCCCGCGGGGCGCCGCGGCGGCAACGACACGCCGCTGGGCGCGTCGGCCACCGCCGGTTGCGCGTCCATGAGCTCGATCAACCGCTCCGAACCGGCGCGCGCGGCGGTCACCGCCATGGTGATCCGGCCGAGGTCCTGCAGCGGCGGGTACAGGTAGCCGATGTAGGCGGCGAACGCCATCAGGCCGCCGATGCTGATGCGCTGCGCCGAGATCTCCCACACGCCGACGCCGATCACCAGCAGCACGCACCCCGTCTCGACCATCGTGACCAGCGGCGGGTACAGCGCGGACAGCCGCGCCTCGGTGATCTTCGCGCGGAACCAGCGCATCGAGGCGGCGTGCAGCTCGGCGGATTTGCGCGGCTGCTGGTTCGCGGCCTGCACCAGCTCGATGTGCCCGAGTCCTTCTTCGACGACCGTGCTCAGCTCGCCGTTGCCCGCCCGCTCGTCCCGCGACGCCGACCTGATCCGGTTCGCGAAGCTACGCGCCACCAGCCAGAAAACCGGCGCGAGCGCGAACGAAAGCAGCGCCAGGTCCCAGCGCAGGTACAGCGCGGCGCCCGCGTAGAGGACCACGCTGAACATCGCGGTGACGGTCTCGACCATGCCGGATGCGACGAGCCGTTCCACCGCCTCCACGTCCCCGGAGAGCCGCGAGACCAGATCGCCCAGTTTGCTGCGCGCGAAGAAATCCGGGGAAAGCCGCTGCAAATGCGCGAAGACGTGCGCGCGCAACCGCACCAGGAAACGTTCGGCCGCCCGCGCGGAAAAGTAGGAGCCGCCGAAGGAGGCCGCTGCGCCGACCGCCGCGATCGCCAGCCAGGACAGGCCCGGCGCCCAGAACTCCGCCAACCTGCCGGTCGCCAGCGCGTCGTCGGTGATCAGCATGAACATCCAGATGCCCGCGGTGTCGGCCAGCGCGGAGATCACCAGCAGCACCGCAGCGACCAGCAGGCCACCGCGCTCCGGGCGCAGGAACGGCCGGAAGCGGGCGAAAACCTCGCGAATTCCCGGCGCAGCGCTCATCTCGGTCCTTCCCGCTGCCCCGGCGGGCCGGTGCTGAACCGACCGGCCCGCCGAGGATCAACTCACTTGTGCGGCGGCCGGCCCGGCTCCGGCTTCGGGGGCTTCGGCGGCTTGGGCGGGCGCGGCTTGCCTGGGACCGGAACGGGGAAACCCATTTGCGACCTCCTGGTCGAATCGAATCACATTTCGCCGGGCCGTTTCGGCGCCGACTGGAATCAACCTACCGAGCATTTCGGAACGGATTCGACGGAAAATATCCGGAAATCCGCTGGGAAGCTCCTGGACGAATTCCCGCGTCCGGCCGGGCTGCCGATTTCCCAGCGGGCGCACACCGTTCTACGAGGAAGTTCCCAGCCGCTGTGAGCTGCCGTACAACAGGAATA from Saccharopolyspora sp. SCSIO 74807 encodes:
- a CDS encoding metallophosphoesterase, encoding MLAGGAVGAATFGYAAGVERSHWTLRRAEIPVLAEGAPELRVLHISDLHMLPNQRSKQRWVAALDELAPDLVVNTGDNLAHPQAVPAALRALGSLLDRPGLFVFGSNDYYGPKPKNPARYLLPSAKTKRIHGDPLPWRDLRAAMTERGWLDVTHRWSDLEVNGVRIHVAGLDDPHLKRDKYSKIAGAPAHDAHLRLGLTHSPEPRVLDAFADDDYDLVLAGHTHGGQLRLPGYGALVTNCELDRARARGASTWGERMHLHVSAGLGTSPYAPVRFACPPEATLLTLVPRSRAGSAESAAAVGSPPSGARTNIR
- a CDS encoding IS481 family transposase: MHHRNAPLSVEGRRRLVQRCQTRPIAHVAAEMGLSRQCASKWVNRWRRHGEAGLLDRPSVPHHQPTATPAEAITRIEQLRRQRKYSARRIATELSAEGVMISVRTVGRQLLHLGLNRRRFLDPTGAGNRQPRRILARWPGHMVHLDVKKTGEIPDGGGWRVHGKGSDQDKRVACGKTRGERARYIYLHSAIDGYSRLAYTEALPDEKARTAIGFVHRARAFFARHGIAHIHRLVTDNGACYRAKDFAVVLRGARHQRITPYTPRHNGKVERYNRILAEEFLYARVWTSEHHRTAALAVWNVHYNYHRPHTAAGDQPPASRLSTGVTNVMASYS
- a CDS encoding prolyl oligopeptidase family serine peptidase, encoding MSTYPDAKIPEELFDDAELERRWRARFSAPRVSLPDWARDAPARSLYVSNSSGTWELYAWDRDSGEHRQVTDRPNGTFHGTLSSDGTRVWWFDDTDGDEFGKWVSEDFTYGGEKPAEAVPGTHAGYPAGLALGPTVTGIGMSTDDGVTIWVSKHGASPEVVYEHEQDGGLSALSWDESLLVLSHSEHGDSRHPALRVLRVSDAATVAEKYDGPGKGLDALDFAPVSGDPRLLVLHERHGREELLIWDVLADTEQELDLGLPGEVSADWYPDGSALLIAHTHRARTTMHRYDLASGELTDLSTPAGTVGNASVRPDRSVEYSWSSAATPGLVRTLTADGEDRVLLTPPGERAPGSQPVGDVFVEVPYGPNETVHALVSRPENSGDEPLPTVFNLHGGPHAADEDRFSSYRAAWLDAGFAVVEINYRGSTGYGSAWRDAIEGRPGLTELADVARVHDWAVAEGLTTPALSVVAGASWGGYLTLLALGTQPQRWAGGVAGVPVADYVSAYADEMEPLRAYDRALFGGSPEDVPAVYRDCSPLTYVDEVRAPVLVLAGDNDPRCPLRQILNYLDRLSARQVPFEFYRYDAGHGSLVVAETLRQVSAEIHFAQRAVGLA
- a CDS encoding ABC transporter ATP-binding protein, translating into MSAAPGIREVFARFRPFLRPERGGLLVAAVLLVISALADTAGIWMFMLITDDALATGRLAEFWAPGLSWLAIAAVGAAASFGGSYFSARAAERFLVRLRAHVFAHLQRLSPDFFARSKLGDLVSRLSGDVEAVERLVASGMVETVTAMFSVVLYAGAALYLRWDLALLSFALAPVFWLVARSFANRIRSASRDERAGNGELSTVVEEGLGHIELVQAANQQPRKSAELHAASMRWFRAKITEARLSALYPPLVTMVETGCVLLVIGVGVWEISAQRISIGGLMAFAAYIGYLYPPLQDLGRITMAVTAARAGSERLIELMDAQPAVADAPSGVSLPPRRPAGRAIEFDRVGFGYPGAGRAALRDFRLHVRPGEFVLVTGPSGAGKSTLARLLLRFYDPGAGRVLLDGVELPRLPLHEVRDQIAYVPQEADVLHGTVADNIAFAAPGASRADVVAAAQEADADEFVRALPDGYDTVLGERGALLSGGQRRRIAIARAVLRRAPVLVLDEPTNGLDQESKRNVLAPLRRLARTRTTLLISHDPDLAELADRIVRLRGQGTNAAGNAPVQQEPTASAAGPDDTSTVRLRPPWPAGLTDPLHARHR